CAGggaaagcacaaagaaatctATCCATAAATGAAGCTCCTGCTTAAGTCTTTTACAGCAGAACTGCTACAGTTGCCCCAACTCATTGGAGAGCTTTTatgttaaaatttaaaatgtcaagagaagcctaaaaaaatacacaattgCACAGCTTTAAAGCAAAAGAGGAAAGTCAAGTGATTCcggaggaaaataaagaaatttagTTTCTACTTTGTTCCATTTATACAAATTAGGAACTAGGcttcttaaatatttagaacatgaaaacagaagtgaacTATCATCAATGAACAAAGACATCTTTGACAATCTTTTAATAGAAAGTacttaaattgtattttttaaacaatgctgAGAtcagcccagctcagctgtAAATTTGCAATCTGCCAAGTATCTTGCGGCATTTCCCacatgcttttgtttgttttttgcagTGTAAgaaactcagggaaaaaaaaaactccCTCCATTACGGAAAAACAGCAGACAGGAAGATGCTTAAGCCTCATCAGCCAATGATTTTCGAATTAGCTATATGCTGCACAGTAGACAAATACTCAAccacccacagcccaccccatccccatcccaagATCTCTCAAAAATAATGTCTCAATGCTTTGGATTAAATGATGACCAACTGAATTGATTCTGTCGTCTTGGCAACACTAAATCCAATGACAGatctctttgttctttttctgaatcCACCAGCTGATAGCCAAGCATATTTATAGCCCCTTTGCAAActtcctgtattttcttaattttctggaaggaaagaacATTTCTCCAGGCCTGTGAAACACTAACTGCATCTCGAGATGTGATTTTGaaggcttcttttttcttccctggccCCTGTCCATGTGTGATATTATAAATCCAGCTTTTGAGCATGGGGGTCAAACTAAGATCTGCAAATTTATACATCTCTGAGATTTCTGATAATGGATCTCTTACCAGATCTTCAAAACGGATCATTAAATAGCGATCTTTAAGGAAATTGGGTGGTTTTAGAGTAGCCGTTTCATAAATCTGCACATGACTTCTACAAATCTCTTGCATTACTTTGTATTTGCTGTCTTCCACTTTAGTGCCATTGGTACTCAAAACAATTCCATTGTCACGGGCTAATGCCTTAACTGATTGTTCCCGTGACTTGACAACTGCTCTGGGGTCACGGACCAAGTGAATGATTTTGAGGTTCAGGGACGGATCAGTGAGAAGCGGGTAGAGGACCTTCAGGTCAAAGAACCGAACCTCCTTGATGACAACATGGCTGTAAGTTTTACAGGCTTCCTCCACCTTGCTGAACGGGTACCGTCCACAAAGAGTCTTGCAGGCCACTTCACTGGTTATGTCAGTACGCTGAAAGGAGTCACAAGCAGGAGCTGAACACAGAGCCCGACTTGCTGCCCACTGAAAGAGATCAGATAAGTTCCTCTTCCAAGGCATGTAAGCATCAAACACAGACATGTCGCACAGAAAGACCGACCTGACCAGGTCCCGCACTGCCATGTGCAAGACCTTGGCACTGTTCTGGTACATCGTAACCCACACGTGCCACGCGGGCTCCATCAGGTAGAAGACGCGGGGATGCTGGCTGAAAAGTTGACCAACAAAAGAAGATCCCGACCGCCAGGAGGAAAGAATGAGGATGTGGACTTGAGATGGTTTCTCCTCAGACTGAGGCATGAAACTACTGTACCGGGCATACATGAAGAGTAAGAATCCAGTCTGAACTGTAACAAGAAGTATAACAACTGTGCTAGGAATCCGAATCCTCGCCATTCTCACCAACGAAAAGCAGTaacaacagctgaaaaagagaaggaaaatgttggTGAACCACTGGTCCTGAGGCACAATAACACTTACACAATAGAAATTCTTGCATTCATAAAACCTTTCTTTAAATACACACGTATGTATTTGGCACTATTTGCTTCCTTaatcagcagcactgggagatGATAATCTGCAGGTGACAGGTGTCGGAAACTGAAACAAAGTAATGCATGACAGCAAGatcacagcagaaataatttggaGCAAATGTCTGATGCTGAAGGAAACCTTGGGTTGTTGCAGTTCAACTGCTGGGGGGGAGAATCTACAAAATACACAAAGCCTGCAACTTGAATTCTCGTAAATATTgctgagcaaaataaaaacccttTCTGAATTGCTCCactgtatttccatttcagtctAACATTACAAGAGCTTCTTTCTATCCCTTAAAAGGAGTAGACAGGAACATCATTCACTGTGGCTGATGACATAAAAATCATCATCTTACCTAAACTTCTTAGTGAGCACTATACACTGTGGTAACAGCAGGGTGCTACACTGCCTGATGCATCTGCACAACcctctgttttccaaaatgcagGAGATGGGTGAAAACTCGCAACCTGAAACCTCATCTGGCCACAGATGTTAACATAGAAAAGCAGCTGATGTGTGTCTTTGAACTGGAGCGCATATACTCCATGACTGAATACCCTGGAGTTTGCATTTAAGGCATTACCCATTTGTGACTTAGAATTTGTCTGCGTGTAACTCCTGGAAAAGTTTAGGCATGTCAGCCCCCAGCAGACTTCTGTTTTACTTTGAAATCAAAGTTCCAACGACATGCCGTCCTCACAACTTTCTACTAGAGGTTTTTGGCACCTGACCTTTTGTGCTCTCACTTGTGCAGATGCCACTTGTAAGCAAGCAGTCAGTAGATGCTAGCAGGCACAGtattaagaaaacaagaatcCTTGCATATGCAGAATCATCTCAAGAgttttacatataaatattaGCTATCTAGCTGcatttacactttttttccccttgttacTGTGAAAGGTACATGTATCAACAGACTCTGGACTCTTGAAAGTAAACCATGCTGACTAGTGGATACAGATACACACTCATATGACagaataaatgcattaaattcTTAATGCTAGCCTAATGAATCACAAAAAAAGACTATAATTagtaataaaatttaaaataaattatcaaaTGAAAGAAACTAGAAATTGGCAGTTTCAGCCTCTTCCACTGACTAAATGTCTCTTCCAATATATAGAAATGCATTCTGTCTTAAATGAACACAATTTTGCTACTAAACTTCTGTTTGTAAGTCAAGAAAAACAGCCGGACTATGAGCTGAGTAGGGAAAAGGAGTCAATAAAAGCATCTGCCTTCAGTATCATACAGTATCTTGTAAGGAGAGTAAGGCACATGAGTAAGGTGCTAACTTGCTTGTGGAAATTTTTATCCCAAAGCACCATCTTTTGCTTGTCAgatacagaatcacagaatcatttaggttgggaaagacctttcCAGATTATAGAGTCCAGCCATAGAGCTAACACTGCCCAGTCCACCATTAAACCACATCCCCaggtgccacatctacatgccTTGTAAATACTCCCAGgggtgaaggaaaacaaaagatgttattctctacttcccataAGTAGGCGATGTctggccacttcccaggaagcagggatTCAGTACACAtagcagttgctccagaagacaaatgtcataaataatgaatgcccccccttcttcctcttttctcttagcttttatatctgagtaGACGTCATATGATATGAAAAATCCCACTGGTCACTCctggtcagctgtcctgcctatgtcccctcccaagatcttgcccacccccagcctactggtgggTGGGAGAATGTTGGGAGAGACAGCCTggatgctgtgctgctcagcagttgTCAAAACACAGGTGTGTTTgcaccacctttctagctatcaagacaagcacagcactatgagggtgctgtggggctcGGCCAGACACAATACACCAACCTAAGCCCCCTCCGGCGCAACTGAGACCACTTCCTCTTGGCCCATCTCTTGTTActcttgggagaagagactgacccccacctcgctacaacctcctgtAAAGTAGCTGTAGGAAGCGATAAGGTCTCggctgagcctccttttctccagcctaACCAACCCCAGTGCACTCAAGACACTCCCCACAGGACTTGCCCTCTAGAGTCTTCAGCAGCTTTATTGCTCTTCTCTGGATGCACAGTTCTGTATACCCTTTACAGCCACTCTAGTTGATACCCACACAactaaaaatgcctttttactgttttattatgTCCCCTACTTCATTGTACAATCTGTTTCTgtagctcagcagcagcatttatttATCTCTAGAACTATGGTTATCACTGAGTTTTAAGTGGTTGTGCTGCCCACGGAGGCAAGGCCCTTTTCTCCAGTGGTTCCACACTCTCATCAGCTCTGCACAAATATCTGTGCCATGTGACTGCACTAGGACCTCCTAGGATGAATCCCATGGCTCCCTAAGCCTCTCTTGCATAGTCCCCATGCGTATCAGATGCTCTGCCTAGCATTTCAGTCTGCAAGCCTGGAAGAAAGCTACCcgcttgtttttcttcccctagcTCTGCAGCGCTGAAACAAGTCAGCATGGCACAGACCATCACCAGGGCTGGAAGAAGGTTGGGAACAAAAAAGcgcagaagggaaagaaagcaggGAAGACCCAGACCACTGTTGCCAACAGAACACAGCTTGAGCGTTGCACACAGGTCTTCATATTAATCAGCATTATACTTTTTGACCTACTGCGTAACCCTATTACAAAATCATTTACAGGGATTTCTCTGGTGGAGTCATACTATACCTCCCCTGTGATCACTCTCTCAAGCCTCCTGGGTCCCTAGGTGCATTACAGAAGTACCTAGCTACCTGCCAAGCttacaaacaaacagcaaaaggaatAAACCCACACAACTTCTGTGAaacaaaccccaccaccacctttctCCTCAAGCTGCTAAAATTATCTTCTCATTTCAAAATAGTGATTAAAGGACCCTGGCTCCCCAGTCCATCTCACAGACCAACTGAGGTTGGCAGACACCGTGTGTATGTCACCTGGTCCAGCCCCCCCCGCTCGGGCAGGGCCACCCACAGCGCTGCCCAGGATGGTCTCCAGACCGCTTTTGAGCATCTCCAAGGTGGGAGACCCCATAACCTCTcagggcaacctctgccagtgcccCGTCACCTGCACAGTAAGGAATTGTTTCCTGACGTTCAGAGGGAACCCCCAGTGTTTCAGTTTGCGCTGTGCCCACCACCTCTTGTCCtctcactgggcaccactgaaaacagcCTGGCTCCACtttctttgcaccctcccttcaggtacgTAGAAACATTGATGCGATCCCCCAgtatcagccgctcctccctGTCTCCTGTCATCAGCAAACTAACAGAGCGGACACTCCTCCCCACCATCAGTGGGTTAATGAAGATGTTGACCAGGGCTGGATCCTGTGCCTACCCCTGGGAAGAGTTACCACCGGCCTTCCTAGACTCCgttctgctgctggccaccctgcCAAACTGGCTTTCAGCCCCttttcaatccacctcactgtctgctcatccagcccatacttcaccagcttctctgtgcagttaacttttactgttttcacttcaagatgccttttttttttctttctaaatagcAATATGGGacagaaaaatatacatacataggTATATTTCCATATTCCTATCTGAGAGGACAGTAACCAAATAACAACTGTAACAGAGTGCTGATAGATAACCTTGTTTTTCAGGGCCAGGTTCATAAGTGACTTCAAAGCCACAGCAAGAGCATACATTTTTACAAGACCCACATGCCAAAATACTCACTGAAATCCCTACTAATATATCCTGGCAGAGAAGCGTGGAAAAAGTAGCCCAGTCTCCCCTTTCTGCTCTGGCAATGCTGTCTGGACAGCAAACAAATATGCTGCCAATTTtgggcagtgggatggggaaaaggGGGTCTCTGCGGACCAAATACACTGCAAGTTGGCTTTTGTATTGTGCCGCACAATCAGTATGAAAGCTGTACTTTAAACAGAACTGACTGAAGTGACTACTACTCCTCAGCCTGGAAGAGAGACTCCCTGGACAGGGAAATAACTGGCGTGAAGACAGCAATTGCAAAAACACCCTCTCATGACCaatcaaaacaggaaaactggGAGATTGCAATTAAACAATCACTCATGACAAAACTTTTTTGTACACTGCAtcataaaaatatgaaactgCCTCAAAATGCTGTGGCAGCAAGAGTTCAACAAAGCATTACATAAATTGTAAGTAATTAATGCAAGAAGAGCCTCTCAAGGACTAAAAAGATGAGGCCACAACCAGTGGCTTAGAAATTCCCTAAACTCTAGATGGCCCAAGGtacctccctgcagctgggaagcatACTAAGAGAGACCACCTTTCCTGTATTACGTAGGTTTTTCCCTAGCAATCCAGTACTTGCTACTGTCACGCATAACAGCAGATAAATAAACCTTTGGTTTAATTCAGCATGGCCATTCTTCATAGGTAAAGTCTGTCTTGTTCAAACAACTGAATTTTTGCATACTATGTCACCAGAAGCATTTACGAGTTTCCCTGTCCTGTGAGGGACACTTTGCCAAACAGAAGTGATGAAAGAATCTAAGTCGGAGTGGAAGAGCAGTTGCATTTTCTAGTTTTCAAGGAGTTTTCTTGAAACAGATTCTATGCCTGAAAGCCAGCCAGACGTAACTACCTCAAATCTTTTTGTTGTCTGCAAAACGTTAGCCATTTTCTGCACTGACTGCATTCTGTTGCTCCTCATAGTTTGACCCATCACATAGTTTAACCCATTACACAGCTTTTAGAGACCTAatgatgctttttaaagaaacaatatttCTACTTTAGCTACACAGAACTGCTGTTCCCCTCTACTCAAAATCactctgcagaaatgcagacacACCAACTGTTCTAACTTTTACTGGCAAAgggtgggggaatgaggaataCGACCATGTACACATCAAACCAAAAGACGGGGGTTTAAAATTCACAGCTGCCTTGACTGCCTCTTGAACCTATCCTCACTCTGATTCTAACCCAAGTACTGTTGCAGACAATACTGGGCTAATGAAAAACCAGCTACCATGAGTATTAGTCCATAATTTGTGTCTGAACTAGTCTGCCCACCGTAAGCACTacaaaaaacatgtaaaaagaCTGCAGGTAAAGTATTTCCCTACTCTTCAATATGATATAAATGGCAAGAAAAAGTGCGGTATCAAAGTAAAACACTAACTAGACacccattttcagtatttaagaTTCGACTTCTACCCTTCTAGGAAAGCTGGGATGTTTCTAAGGAACATACGCACACAGACGCCACAAAGAAATGAATAATTACACACCAAAATGCAGCATCTGTAAGAGTATTTTCTGAGGCAGATTCCAGTGCATGAGGCCAAATATATAGCCAGTCCACTGGATTCTCTCTGTAAACagtatcttttatttctgcatttctcacATTGGGCACGTGTAATTCTGCAGTTAAGGTGCTTTCAGACAGGGTTAAACTTACACCCCTTTAACGTTCAGCTTGACAGCCCACCCAAGCTCCTTCATGATTTCTGACAAATGTTAGCTGAGGCGGAAAGCAGCTCTTGAATATGCTGAAGAATCAGCTTCTCGTAAAGCTGCTGAATATAcgtacacacatacacacacacatatatctCTATGTTTGTACATCTACTGAATAGATTACATGGTATCGTTGCCTTactgttggacttgatgatcttaaaggtcttttctaacctaaacgGTTCTACGATTCTAACCGTGACAGACGGGACCTTGCGATACAGGCTGCTCCCACCCATGCTCTCCTTACTCCGCTCATTGCAGGACTCACCAGAGGGTGCTGTCCAGCGAGCTCGCTCGCTCAGCACAGCAAGGCAATGTGCCAAAACTCCCCTGGTTACTAGGTGAAACACTAGCCCGTGACTTGCTTTGCGTTACCTCGCCTCAGTCGCCAGTCTGTTGCAGCACTTGGCAGCATCACAGTACATGCTTTTGTACATAACGAATACTGctaagcagaaattattttaataatagttATTACAATGTTGTTCCTCTTCTGTGATAGTACTATCACTCCTTTTGTGATGCTATTTCTTCAAGGAGAGCTCTGGCAAACAGAATAATCAAAAGTCTAATTCTAACAAATTCTTGAGGCAGAATCGTCTCTCCACAAGCCAATGCAAACTGTTCAAAATGTGATCTGAAAAGCATCTGCACATATGGTTTAGCTGACAGTCCCGACTCAAGCTCCATCCCTGGGCTCATCCGCTAACGGCTACTAATGAAAACAAGATCCTGGACTAGATGCACCCTTGGTCTGTCCCAGAATAACTATCCTTAACATACGGTGCAAAGGAAATGAACTACACAAACTAGCCAACAGAGCAGATTTTCTTCATCACTTAAACTGGCTCTGATAaaatgctgagctgcagcaccacTGGCCTCTGCCACTGCTTGCCAGGAGATTAGGTACATTACAGAAAGCTATCCAGCCTTTCCAGGCGGGGTAAAAATATAGCGAGCAGCAGTATGGATCCCAGAAAGCTTGTTTTCTAAACAGAGCACTTTTCATACCCAGAACAGTAGAAAAGAAcggaggaggaaagaaattaattgtgCAATGGATGGTGATTTAGCTCTTGTATTCAGGGAGTTTTGTTTGTCAAGACAAGTAACATTGGAATCGAGTAATTGGATCTTTTCAGGTCAGCACGGAAAGGAACACAATTGCTTAGTGAACTTTCAGTACAGAATTCAACCTGAAGAGACATAGTAAatcaacaaaaattaattttatagctaaatttttttaaaaaaaaagacactgttATTACActgtgggtttttccccctgCCATACTGCAAAGActgtagaaagacagaaagagagtGCCTCACATTAGAGCTGCAAAGAAACATGGGCTCTGTCTGAGCTTGGGAATGGGATGAGATTTGGGCTGGGATGAAAGACTCCCTCAGAACAAACAGGTCTGCATCTGTTGTGGGAAGGCTGAAAAATCTGGCTggaataaagcaaaacaaccaAGAGAAGAATTACAAGCACCTGCTCCCCTAAAATGACTTCTGAGCAACTGTATCTTCACTGTCTTCATCAGTATTCCCCTGCCAATTTACGCCTGAGAAAATGTCCAGCacactttcatttaaaaccaaactCTTTATAgattacacagaaaatatttcaacttccacataatgcaaaaatacacttttatttcCCAGATTGTCTTCCACTAAAAAATGAATACCTAATGGTATATTATGTGCTCAACCTTTTGCTAGCCAAAAACGATTTTGACCTGTATGCTTGTATTACACCAAATGTTGACTTTCGGAGCAATCACATGAGCCGAATCTGTCACCAAAACACCTCAGTACTGACTGTGAAAAGAATAATGGTAAATATAATGCATTTTATAGAATTAACAGGAAAATGTTTGTGCATGGCGTGATAAACAGAGCAGAGATTGCCTGAAGGTCTACTGTACCTCATGGAGAAGTTTACTCACTACATACTTCACCTGTAAGACCAATGCAACCACCATCAGAACAGCTAATAGAATTTCATATTAGCTGTTAGAAACGTCCTGTATAATGCTCTGTGACATTATAAACGCAGTTTGCTGctcaaaaaagtgaaatacaggAATGTGACAAAGCTGGTCCAAGAAAAATGCACAACATCACTAAGTGATCCTTGCTATAAATCACCCAGCCGACAAAATGTCACTTTCCAGTGTTCTTCCACAGCTAGAAATGACACATCTTCACAAGGCAAAAGCTTACTGGATCACCAACAACATGCAGATTAGTCTTcgaacagggaaagaaaaaaaagtttagaggGTACTTTCTGTAACTACTAGTACTTCAAAAACAGGTAAAAGTCTTTTCAATAGCAGGTTGTTGCTAAATAATTGAAAGACTCAATAaatctgtttgatttttttcatacaacagtgaaactgcaaaagaaataatagaagTACAGCTGTAATCAGACATTTTGAATTCTAATATGAAATTCTATTAGCATTTCAGCTGACACTGTTGATTTAGCTTTTCGAAATGCACTTCCTTTTACAACGTAGTGGAAAATCACATCGGAAAAGTCTCTTCCAGGTAACCATCAGGCTTAAATACTTTATAGTACAGTAAAGTCTACCACAGATTTCATGATACAACCataaaagttctttaaaaaaaaaaaggtaccgggcttttctttattttccccctTCATATTGTGTGGAATTAGATAAAGTTGTCCAGCCTGAACACACGGCAGTGTCGAAGCAGAGCCCTACGCACCCATTTCTCCCTGCAATGCAGCTGAAGCTCACAAAGCGTTTTCAGCTTCCACAGTTACCGGTGTTGAAGACACAAGGTCTGCTCGGTTGCAATTTTGGTTCggaatttttttatctttttaaggATGGCAAAACTGGGGCGAGAGAGGCCCCCGCAGCGCCGGAACGCCGGTCACTTATTTGGGACTTTGCCTGCACGGGTGCGACAGTGTCCTCGGCGTCAGCCAGCcgcgggggggctgcggcggcccCTGCGCTACGGAGTAACGAGTTTCTTCGGTGCGGCAGGGCCTTTCCACCTGGAGACAGAGGCGGGACACAACAGAAAAACGGGAAGAATTTCCCGGCGTGACGGGAAAGGGTCTCTAAAGCGCCTGATTTCACCACCTAACACCAAAAGCCATCGTAACCCGAATCAGCCATGTTCCCGGG
This sequence is a window from Falco peregrinus isolate bFalPer1 chromosome 14, bFalPer1.pri, whole genome shotgun sequence. Protein-coding genes within it:
- the LOC101910347 gene encoding carbohydrate sulfotransferase 5, encoding MRTFCCYCFSLVRMARIRIPSTVVILLVTVQTGFLLFMYARYSSFMPQSEEKPSQVHILILSSWRSGSSFVGQLFSQHPRVFYLMEPAWHVWVTMYQNSAKVLHMAVRDLVRSVFLCDMSVFDAYMPWKRNLSDLFQWAASRALCSAPACDSFQRTDITSEVACKTLCGRYPFSKVEEACKTYSHVVIKEVRFFDLKVLYPLLTDPSLNLKIIHLVRDPRAVVKSREQSVKALARDNGIVLSTNGTKVEDSKYKVMQEICRSHVQIYETATLKPPNFLKDRYLMIRFEDLVRDPLSEISEMYKFADLSLTPMLKSWIYNITHGQGPGKKKEAFKITSRDAVSVSQAWRNVLSFQKIKKIQEVCKGAINMLGYQLVDSEKEQRDLSLDLVLPRRQNQFSWSSFNPKH